A window of the Sandaracinaceae bacterium genome harbors these coding sequences:
- a CDS encoding SDR family oxidoreductase: MSESVFPEGVALVIGGSGGVGRVIATTLAQQGCDVAVTFRSNEAAAQAVVAEIEGMGRRASAHPLSLTDEPSVGACVAAVTERYGRLHTVVHAAGSPIDQPYFSGVTPEQWRGVMDADVNGFFHVAHHALAPLKAGGGGSFVYISSAGLARYPTGDVLSVAPKGAVEALLRAIAKEEGRFGVRANSVALGVIDAGMFHRLVETGELNQAYLDASKRNIALRRFGRAEEVAEAVAFLSSSRASYITGQTLMLDGGYSI, encoded by the coding sequence ATGTCTGAGTCCGTGTTTCCCGAGGGGGTCGCCCTCGTCATCGGTGGGAGCGGCGGCGTCGGCCGCGTCATCGCCACGACCCTCGCCCAGCAGGGGTGTGATGTGGCCGTGACCTTCCGCTCGAACGAAGCGGCGGCGCAGGCCGTGGTCGCAGAGATCGAGGGCATGGGCCGGCGCGCCTCGGCTCACCCGCTGTCGTTGACGGACGAGCCCAGCGTGGGCGCCTGCGTCGCGGCGGTGACGGAGCGCTACGGGCGCCTGCACACCGTGGTGCACGCCGCGGGCAGCCCCATCGACCAGCCCTATTTCTCCGGGGTCACGCCCGAGCAGTGGCGCGGCGTGATGGACGCCGACGTGAACGGCTTCTTCCACGTCGCACACCACGCGCTCGCCCCGCTCAAGGCGGGCGGCGGCGGGTCGTTCGTCTACATCAGCAGCGCCGGGCTCGCGCGCTACCCCACCGGAGACGTGCTCTCGGTGGCCCCCAAGGGGGCGGTGGAGGCCCTGCTGCGCGCCATCGCCAAGGAGGAGGGGCGCTTTGGGGTGCGCGCCAACAGCGTCGCGCTCGGTGTCATCGACGCGGGCATGTTCCACCGCCTGGTCGAGACGGGTGAGCTCAACCAGGCGTACCTCGACGCGTCGAAGCGCAACATTGCGTTGCGGCGCTTCGGGCGTGCGGAGGAGGTGGCCGAGGCGGTGGCGTTCCTTTCGTCTTCGCGCGCCAGCTACATCACGGGCCAGACGCTCATGCTGGACGGCGGCTACAGCATCTGA
- a CDS encoding response regulator, protein MDSSTDTANRVSVLLVVQVQSVADALRPLLSAHQPAWNYEVSVEADSRPAETAVLAAREGFPNAPIGYLAASEVTRFDAIKAGADEAAVMLVPDSKSVSTFLDLLVLRAQLRREHAALSQTAAQNEKLAALATLVAGVGHEINNPLSAIMLSVAASQRYLQPLVDAGRAVSVASESGVGLGADDVARLSMSVTPILSREGGPAIMRVLDDIMGAAGSIASVVRDLRVFARADGEEPANLCSVPEVIDHALRLVGREFASRAIVERDYADDLPTLVLPRHRLTQVLTNLLVNAAHAMTEIERPTHRVRITARGDGDMVIISVSDTGRGVPSDQLERIFDPFFTTKREGLGTGLGLSISRSILHRLGGDLLVDSVHGEGATFMCLLPCPTPEEVRSAKHVPGQRMEVPLERPYQWSVLAVDDDERILRAYSRLLGREFRLVTARDGLEAIELLRSGTQVDAIVAEVDLPEVSGPDLLEWLAQNMPRLASRMLFVTGAQDRPPFSTFVRDHAERVLIKPVAPARLREQLERIASLRPDDAADRPSAPLDAP, encoded by the coding sequence GTGGACTCATCGACCGACACCGCCAATCGGGTTTCCGTGCTGCTCGTCGTGCAGGTGCAGAGCGTCGCGGATGCGCTCCGCCCGCTCCTGTCCGCCCACCAGCCCGCGTGGAACTACGAGGTGTCGGTGGAGGCGGACTCTCGACCGGCAGAGACCGCCGTCCTGGCCGCGAGAGAGGGTTTCCCGAACGCCCCCATCGGCTACCTTGCCGCCTCCGAGGTGACCCGTTTCGACGCCATCAAGGCGGGCGCAGACGAGGCCGCCGTGATGCTCGTCCCCGACAGCAAGTCGGTGTCGACGTTCCTCGACTTGCTCGTGTTGCGGGCCCAGCTGCGACGGGAGCACGCGGCGCTCTCCCAGACGGCAGCGCAGAACGAGAAGCTCGCGGCGTTGGCCACCCTCGTCGCGGGCGTCGGACACGAGATCAACAACCCGTTGTCCGCCATCATGCTCTCCGTCGCGGCCTCGCAGCGCTACCTGCAACCCCTGGTCGACGCCGGGAGAGCGGTCAGCGTCGCGTCGGAGTCGGGGGTGGGCCTGGGCGCCGACGACGTCGCGCGGCTGTCGATGTCCGTCACGCCGATCCTCTCCCGCGAGGGCGGGCCCGCCATCATGCGCGTCCTGGACGACATCATGGGCGCGGCTGGCTCCATCGCCTCGGTGGTTCGCGATCTGCGCGTCTTCGCACGGGCCGACGGCGAGGAGCCCGCCAACCTCTGCTCCGTTCCCGAGGTCATCGACCACGCCCTCCGACTGGTGGGCCGAGAGTTCGCGTCCCGGGCGATCGTGGAGCGTGACTACGCGGACGACCTGCCCACTCTGGTGTTGCCGCGCCACCGACTGACCCAGGTCCTGACGAACCTCCTGGTCAACGCAGCGCACGCCATGACCGAGATCGAGCGCCCTACGCACCGTGTACGCATCACGGCACGCGGGGATGGGGACATGGTGATCATCAGCGTGTCGGACACCGGGCGTGGCGTGCCGAGCGACCAGCTGGAGCGCATCTTCGACCCCTTCTTCACGACCAAGCGTGAAGGCCTCGGCACGGGCCTCGGGCTGAGCATCTCACGCTCCATCCTGCACCGGCTCGGGGGCGACCTGCTGGTGGACTCCGTGCACGGCGAGGGCGCCACGTTCATGTGCCTCCTCCCCTGCCCCACCCCCGAGGAAGTGCGCTCTGCGAAGCACGTCCCAGGGCAGCGCATGGAGGTCCCTCTGGAGCGCCCGTATCAATGGTCGGTCCTCGCCGTGGACGACGACGAGCGCATTCTCCGGGCGTACTCCCGTCTGCTCGGCAGGGAATTCCGACTCGTCACGGCGCGCGACGGGCTCGAGGCCATCGAGCTGCTGAGGTCGGGGACGCAAGTGGACGCCATCGTGGCGGAGGTCGACCTCCCCGAAGTGTCGGGACCCGACCTGCTGGAGTGGCTCGCGCAGAACATGCCAAGGCTCGCGTCGCGGATGCTCTTCGTCACAGGCGCCCAAGATCGACCTCCCTTTTCGACCTTCGTGCGCGACCACGCGGAGCGTGTGCTGATCAAGCCGGTCGCACCCGCCCGACTCAGGGAACAGCTGGAGCGCATCGCGTCGCTGCGTCCCGACGACGCGGCGGACCGGCCCAGCGCCCCGCTGGACGCGCCGTGA
- a CDS encoding thiamine pyrophosphate-binding protein: MTRSASPSAATALPLDPAHEPDAHRDSAPDGDRGSDIRGILSAPLSSSLAPDAAAMRLVQALLERGVDTYFGIPGGPVCPIFEALRMTNGVTLIESRHESNAAFAAAAYQRASGKTPCVVVTAGPGITNTVTGIASASLERIPMLVICGDVPWATHGGCLAQDSGPAGLGVEQILAPITRGRVRVAHARSAATQALAALDMANAPMDPGPALLVVPLDRATAPAPEVPVTPAAKRYVMAPDATATETAMRWLSGATRPLIVLGGACRGHEPAIQRLVDLLDVPFVTTPRAKGVVSELHPRSLRTGGMAASMWARRYTAEPVDVAIVLGTDLDDTSMGPTPYIGAGGRLVHVDINPAVFNRNAPTALAIQADVGAFADTAYEVAAREGLRNGACHATLRAIKRESAFDVPDFAGDDAPRIRPHRALADVQAAMAPDTRFITDIGEHMLFALHYLVATSSDQFQIHLNLGSMGSGIAGSVGVALADRARPVVCVCGDGGMQMAGMEALVAVRERLPVVFAVFNDARYNMVHHGMKQIFGQADAWESPHVDFASWSRAIGMPAAVIERPGEITPQLLSDLRPFGGPLLLDIRIDRESRIRGGGRVEALQHMSMLATGASGR, encoded by the coding sequence ATGACCCGCTCCGCTTCCCCCTCCGCCGCAACCGCCCTCCCACTCGACCCGGCCCACGAGCCGGACGCGCACCGTGACTCTGCCCCCGACGGGGACCGTGGGTCCGACATCCGCGGCATCCTGAGCGCACCGCTCTCATCGTCGCTCGCGCCCGACGCCGCCGCGATGCGACTCGTGCAGGCGCTCCTCGAGCGTGGCGTCGACACCTACTTCGGAATCCCCGGCGGCCCCGTCTGCCCAATCTTCGAGGCGCTCAGGATGACGAACGGGGTGACACTGATCGAGTCACGCCACGAGTCCAACGCTGCGTTCGCCGCGGCGGCGTACCAGCGCGCGAGCGGCAAGACACCATGCGTCGTGGTGACCGCGGGACCGGGCATCACGAACACGGTGACCGGCATCGCGTCGGCTAGCCTCGAGCGGATCCCCATGCTGGTCATCTGCGGCGACGTGCCGTGGGCGACCCACGGAGGCTGCCTGGCACAGGACTCGGGCCCCGCAGGGCTCGGCGTCGAGCAAATCCTGGCGCCCATCACGCGCGGTCGCGTCCGCGTCGCGCACGCACGCTCGGCAGCGACCCAAGCGCTGGCTGCCCTCGACATGGCGAACGCCCCCATGGACCCGGGACCGGCTCTGCTCGTCGTCCCGCTCGATCGAGCCACCGCGCCCGCGCCGGAGGTCCCCGTCACCCCGGCCGCCAAGCGGTACGTGATGGCCCCTGATGCGACGGCCACGGAGACGGCCATGCGCTGGCTGTCCGGTGCCACCCGCCCGCTGATCGTCCTGGGTGGTGCGTGCCGCGGACACGAGCCCGCCATCCAGCGCTTGGTCGACCTCCTGGATGTTCCCTTCGTCACGACGCCGCGCGCCAAGGGCGTGGTGAGCGAGCTGCACCCCCGTTCGCTGCGCACGGGGGGGATGGCAGCCTCGATGTGGGCGCGTCGCTACACGGCGGAGCCCGTGGACGTCGCCATCGTGCTCGGGACCGACCTCGACGACACGTCGATGGGACCCACCCCGTACATCGGGGCCGGAGGCCGGCTCGTCCACGTGGACATCAACCCCGCCGTGTTCAACCGGAACGCGCCAACGGCGCTCGCCATCCAGGCGGACGTCGGAGCGTTCGCGGACACGGCTTACGAGGTCGCCGCGCGCGAGGGGCTGCGCAACGGCGCGTGCCACGCCACGCTCCGCGCCATCAAGCGCGAGTCGGCGTTCGACGTCCCGGACTTCGCCGGCGACGACGCACCGCGCATCCGCCCGCACCGCGCCCTCGCCGACGTACAGGCTGCGATGGCGCCAGACACGCGCTTCATCACGGACATCGGGGAACACATGTTGTTCGCGCTCCACTACTTGGTGGCGACCTCGAGCGATCAGTTCCAGATCCACCTGAACCTCGGCAGCATGGGCTCGGGTATCGCGGGGTCGGTCGGCGTCGCCCTCGCCGATCGAGCACGCCCCGTGGTCTGCGTGTGCGGCGACGGCGGCATGCAGATGGCTGGCATGGAAGCGCTGGTCGCCGTGCGGGAGCGCCTCCCGGTGGTGTTCGCCGTGTTCAACGACGCCCGCTACAACATGGTTCACCACGGCATGAAGCAGATCTTCGGCCAGGCGGACGCCTGGGAGTCGCCCCACGTGGACTTTGCTTCGTGGTCACGCGCCATCGGGATGCCCGCCGCGGTGATCGAGCGGCCGGGGGAGATCACGCCGCAGCTCCTCAGCGACCTACGACCCTTTGGTGGACCGCTGCTGCTGGACATCCGCATCGACAGGGAGAGCCGCATTCGTGGCGGAGGTCGCGTCGAGGCCCTACAGCACATGTCCATGCTCGCAACGGGAGCGAGCGGCCGATGA
- a CDS encoding DUF2378 family protein, whose product MDERERLLDEISQHCDLQVRLAIIPPSAKWRGMYFNAVSGMLERAGKLAAYQRLMPETYSPLRMYPAGELLEHVAVAGALLRSPEEVHAGMHEVGRDNAVYFSRSLLGRTMLRLLSEDPFRVLQQGVAGRRQSATYGRWRLERTSERTALMHFEQEYAWIESYMLGAGVGTFESVGVEGTFTVELDGPYDGRHVIRW is encoded by the coding sequence GTGGACGAGCGTGAACGCCTGCTCGATGAGATCTCGCAACACTGCGATCTGCAGGTGCGGCTCGCGATCATCCCGCCATCCGCCAAGTGGCGGGGCATGTACTTCAACGCGGTGAGTGGGATGCTCGAACGGGCCGGGAAGCTGGCAGCATACCAACGTCTCATGCCGGAGACATACTCGCCCCTTCGCATGTACCCCGCGGGTGAGCTGCTCGAGCACGTCGCCGTCGCCGGTGCGCTCCTGCGGTCCCCCGAAGAGGTCCACGCGGGCATGCACGAGGTCGGGCGCGACAACGCGGTGTACTTCTCCCGCAGCCTGCTCGGCCGGACGATGTTGCGCCTGCTCTCGGAGGATCCGTTCCGTGTCCTCCAACAGGGCGTGGCCGGACGGCGGCAGTCTGCAACCTACGGACGGTGGCGGCTGGAGCGGACGAGCGAGCGTACGGCGCTCATGCACTTCGAGCAGGAGTACGCGTGGATCGAGTCGTACATGCTCGGCGCTGGGGTGGGGACGTTCGAGTCCGTCGGGGTCGAGGGCACGTTCACCGTCGAGCTGGACGGCCCCTACGATGGGCGCCACGTCATCAGGTGGTAG
- a CDS encoding amidohydrolase family protein, giving the protein MSLPADPKDYRAIDLMLQIPGEDNSAWYESMKPLLRDEESRSVFKMPAQYMFKDIPDTGKHEDYVAYTLSEMDRWGIAQAMISVNTDKNQNVGAIERHPDRFFACYGADPNLGMDEVRKIKQLHKQYGIKCVTGFPSGLCPQVPINDKKWYPIYAACCELDIPVSLTVGVPGPRLPMAPQKVELIDEVCWFFPELRFVMRHGAEPWVDLAIKLMLKYPNLYYCTSAFRPKHYPKAIIQYANTRGADKIMYAGYFPMGLSLERIMTDMKDVPFKPEVWPKFLHENARRVFKLA; this is encoded by the coding sequence ATGTCTCTCCCTGCAGACCCCAAAGACTACCGCGCCATCGACCTGATGCTCCAGATCCCCGGCGAGGACAACAGCGCCTGGTACGAGTCCATGAAGCCCCTGCTGCGCGACGAGGAGAGCCGCAGCGTCTTCAAGATGCCCGCGCAGTACATGTTCAAGGACATCCCGGACACGGGGAAGCACGAGGACTACGTCGCCTACACGCTGAGCGAGATGGACCGCTGGGGCATCGCCCAGGCGATGATCAGCGTCAACACGGACAAGAACCAGAACGTCGGCGCCATCGAGCGACACCCGGACCGCTTCTTCGCCTGCTACGGCGCAGACCCCAACCTCGGGATGGACGAGGTCCGCAAGATCAAGCAGCTGCACAAGCAGTACGGCATCAAGTGCGTGACCGGCTTCCCCTCGGGCCTCTGCCCGCAGGTGCCCATCAACGACAAGAAGTGGTACCCCATCTACGCGGCGTGCTGCGAGCTGGACATCCCTGTGTCTCTGACGGTGGGCGTCCCGGGCCCACGCCTGCCCATGGCCCCCCAGAAGGTGGAGCTCATCGACGAGGTCTGCTGGTTCTTCCCCGAGCTGCGCTTCGTCATGCGCCACGGGGCCGAGCCCTGGGTCGACCTGGCCATCAAGCTGATGCTCAAGTACCCGAACCTGTACTACTGCACCAGCGCCTTCCGGCCGAAGCACTACCCCAAGGCCATCATCCAGTACGCCAACACGCGCGGCGCGGACAAGATCATGTACGCAGGGTACTTCCCCATGGGTCTCTCGTTGGAGCGCATCATGACCGACATGAAGGACGTCCCCTTCAAGCCGGAGGTGTGGCCCAAATTCCTCCACGAAAACGCCCGCCGCGTGTTCAAGCTGGCTTGA
- a CDS encoding acyl-CoA dehydrogenase family protein encodes MAEVTPEVLIERARKLAPTLRERAEKASELRRTPDETIADFHELGLFKAVQPKRYGGYEMNPKVLYQLQVELGRGCASSAWVFGVLSVHTWQLALFPKETQDEVWGDDPKTLISSSYMPVGKSSWLDDGAVTLSGHWSFSSGCDHAQWIFLGGFVPTEAGSPPDMRTFLLPRADYEIKDNWYVSGLKSSGSKDVLVNNAKVPAHHMHKFFDGFRSNSPGNEVNTSPVYRYPFGQIHVRSVSTPALGAALGALESFNEYMKTKVSQATGGKASDNLLNNIAAAEAAAVIDREIITLERNFDEMFGYLERGEPIPLERRARFRNDSARAVSAAVEVVDALFTACGGRVLFQGNDINRHWQDVHAIRAHHANGPDKPAANFGAMQFGNKNTDFFI; translated from the coding sequence ATGGCGGAAGTCACCCCCGAGGTCCTGATCGAGCGAGCCCGCAAGCTGGCTCCGACCCTGCGCGAGCGCGCCGAGAAGGCCAGCGAGCTGCGGCGCACCCCCGACGAGACCATCGCGGACTTCCACGAGCTGGGGTTGTTCAAGGCGGTGCAGCCCAAGCGCTACGGCGGCTACGAGATGAACCCCAAGGTGCTCTACCAGCTGCAGGTGGAGCTCGGGCGGGGCTGCGCGTCGAGCGCGTGGGTGTTCGGCGTGCTCAGCGTCCACACCTGGCAGCTCGCCCTGTTCCCGAAGGAGACGCAGGACGAGGTCTGGGGTGACGACCCGAAGACGCTGATCTCGTCCAGCTACATGCCGGTCGGCAAGTCATCGTGGCTGGACGACGGCGCGGTCACCCTCAGCGGGCACTGGTCGTTCTCGAGCGGCTGCGACCACGCGCAGTGGATCTTCCTCGGCGGCTTCGTGCCCACCGAGGCGGGCAGCCCCCCGGACATGCGCACCTTCCTGCTCCCGCGCGCGGACTACGAGATCAAGGACAACTGGTACGTGTCCGGCCTCAAGAGCTCGGGCAGCAAGGACGTCCTCGTCAACAACGCGAAGGTGCCCGCGCACCACATGCACAAGTTCTTCGACGGCTTCCGCTCGAACAGCCCCGGCAACGAGGTCAACACCTCGCCGGTCTACCGCTATCCGTTCGGGCAGATCCACGTGCGCTCGGTCAGCACGCCGGCGCTCGGGGCCGCGCTGGGCGCGCTCGAGTCGTTCAACGAGTACATGAAGACCAAGGTCTCGCAGGCCACCGGCGGCAAGGCCTCCGACAACCTGCTCAACAACATCGCGGCGGCCGAGGCTGCGGCCGTGATCGACCGCGAGATCATCACGCTGGAGCGCAACTTCGACGAGATGTTCGGCTACCTCGAGCGCGGCGAGCCCATCCCCCTCGAGCGCCGCGCGCGCTTCCGCAACGACTCGGCGCGCGCCGTGAGCGCCGCCGTCGAGGTGGTGGACGCGCTCTTCACCGCGTGCGGTGGCCGCGTGCTCTTCCAGGGCAACGACATCAACCGTCACTGGCAGGACGTGCACGCCATCCGCGCGCACCACGCCAACGGCCCGGACAAGCCCGCCGCCAACTTCGGCGCCATGCAGTTCGGCAACAAGAACACCGACTTCTTCATCTGA
- a CDS encoding VOC family protein, which yields MSLIQQLGFLEFEVSDLPAWEGFMTKVLGTQLVDKAEDGTMRFRMDGHAYRFVVTPGPRDDLRTMGWQVESAAKLEECAARLTAAGVEITRGDAAMCVARGVLGLIAFRDPGRIPVEIFHGPSLGREPFRSDYVGSHFVADELGLGHLVISTRNRDESRDFYMNVLDFKLSDHIVCEIGTYQVDIAFLHTNPRHHSLAMGGPMPKRVHHFMLQVANIDDVGLAYDRARDNGVVIEQELGRHPNDRMFSFYAQTPSGTQFEFGHGGRLIDDATWEPTTYHAISEWGHRRPPRKRPKPETTA from the coding sequence ATGAGTCTCATTCAGCAGCTCGGCTTCCTCGAGTTCGAGGTCTCGGACCTCCCCGCGTGGGAGGGCTTCATGACCAAGGTGCTGGGTACCCAGCTGGTGGACAAGGCCGAGGACGGAACCATGCGCTTCCGCATGGACGGCCACGCCTACCGCTTCGTGGTCACGCCCGGCCCGCGCGACGACCTGCGCACCATGGGCTGGCAGGTGGAGAGCGCCGCCAAGCTCGAGGAGTGCGCGGCGCGTCTCACCGCTGCTGGCGTCGAGATCACGCGCGGCGACGCAGCGATGTGCGTGGCTCGCGGAGTGCTCGGTCTCATCGCGTTCCGTGACCCCGGCCGCATCCCGGTGGAGATCTTCCACGGTCCGTCGCTCGGGCGCGAGCCGTTCCGCAGCGACTACGTGGGCTCGCACTTCGTGGCCGACGAGCTGGGGCTCGGGCACTTGGTCATCTCCACGCGCAACCGCGACGAGAGCCGCGACTTCTACATGAACGTGCTCGACTTCAAGCTCAGCGACCACATCGTCTGCGAGATCGGCACGTACCAGGTGGACATCGCGTTCCTGCACACCAACCCCCGCCACCACAGCCTCGCCATGGGCGGGCCGATGCCCAAGCGTGTGCACCACTTCATGCTGCAGGTCGCGAACATCGACGACGTGGGCCTGGCCTACGACCGCGCCCGCGACAACGGCGTGGTCATCGAGCAGGAGCTGGGCCGGCACCCGAACGACCGGATGTTCTCGTTCTACGCGCAGACGCCGAGCGGCACCCAGTTCGAGTTCGGCCATGGGGGCCGTCTGATCGACGACGCCACGTGGGAGCCCACCACGTACCACGCCATCAGCGAGTGGGGGCACCGTCGCCCGCCGCGCAAGCGCCCCAAGCCCGAGACGACGGCCTGA
- a CDS encoding fumarylacetoacetate hydrolase family protein, with protein sequence MDRAKIEEHGDALYTALRARKTLTPLTQRWPEITIADAYHVSLHMVNRRIRDDGEVIIGKKIGVTSKAVQEMLDVHQPDFGYLTDKMMYPNGGPMPISEQLIQPRAEGEIAFKLKKDLVGPGVTNEDVLAATEYVMACFEIVDSRVNDWKVRIQDTVADNASCGLFVLGDEHVSPEGLDFPNLQMRVYKNGALLSQGLGSAALGSPVNCVTWLANTLGEFGISLNAGDVVLSGSLVPLEPVVAGDEMRLEVDGVGTASVRFT encoded by the coding sequence CTGGACCGAGCGAAGATCGAGGAGCACGGCGACGCGCTCTACACCGCCTTGCGCGCGCGCAAGACCCTCACGCCGCTGACGCAACGCTGGCCCGAGATCACCATCGCCGACGCCTACCACGTGTCGCTCCACATGGTGAACCGCCGCATCCGCGACGACGGCGAGGTCATCATCGGCAAGAAGATCGGCGTCACCAGCAAGGCCGTCCAGGAGATGCTAGACGTTCACCAGCCGGACTTCGGCTACCTCACGGACAAGATGATGTACCCGAACGGCGGGCCCATGCCCATCAGCGAGCAGCTCATCCAGCCGCGCGCCGAGGGCGAGATCGCGTTCAAGCTGAAGAAGGACCTGGTGGGCCCCGGCGTCACGAACGAGGACGTGTTGGCCGCGACCGAGTACGTGATGGCCTGCTTCGAGATCGTCGACAGCCGCGTCAACGACTGGAAGGTGCGGATCCAGGACACCGTGGCGGACAACGCCAGCTGCGGCCTGTTCGTGCTGGGTGACGAGCACGTCAGCCCCGAGGGGCTGGACTTCCCCAACCTGCAGATGCGCGTCTACAAGAACGGCGCGCTCCTCAGCCAGGGCCTCGGCAGCGCGGCGCTCGGCTCGCCCGTCAACTGCGTCACCTGGCTGGCCAACACCCTCGGCGAGTTCGGCATCTCGCTCAACGCGGGCGACGTGGTGCTCTCCGGGTCACTCGTGCCGCTCGAGCCCGTCGTCGCGGGCGACGAGATGCGCCTCGAGGTCGACGGCGTCGGCACGGCGAGCGTGCGCTTCACCTGA
- a CDS encoding acetaldehyde dehydrogenase (acetylating): MSKKIKAAIIGSGNIGTDLLYKALRSEVIEPVWMVGIEEASEGLARARQLGLKCTHEGVAGLEPHIAADNIQIAWDATSAYVHAANNDIVKKYGVKMIDLTPAAIGPFCVPPVNLAAMVGEQAQNVNMVTCGGQATIPMVAAVSRVQPVAYGEIVATVSSKSAGPGTRKNIDEFTRTTARGVTEVGGAKEGKAIIIINPAEPPLIMRDTVHCLTEGEPDQAAITKSILEMVKEVQKYVPGYTLKNGPVFDGKRVSVFLEVEGLGDFLPKYAGNLDIMTAAGLRTAEIFAEQMLADAAA; the protein is encoded by the coding sequence ATGTCCAAGAAGATCAAGGCAGCCATCATCGGGTCCGGCAACATCGGCACGGACCTGCTCTACAAGGCCCTCCGCAGCGAGGTCATCGAGCCCGTGTGGATGGTGGGCATCGAGGAGGCCTCCGAGGGTCTGGCGCGCGCGCGTCAGCTCGGGCTCAAGTGCACCCACGAGGGCGTGGCCGGGCTCGAACCGCACATCGCCGCCGACAACATCCAAATCGCCTGGGACGCCACCAGCGCCTACGTGCACGCCGCCAACAACGACATCGTCAAGAAGTACGGCGTGAAGATGATCGACCTGACGCCTGCGGCGATCGGCCCGTTCTGCGTGCCGCCGGTCAACCTGGCCGCGATGGTCGGCGAGCAGGCCCAGAACGTGAACATGGTCACGTGCGGTGGGCAGGCCACCATCCCCATGGTCGCCGCCGTCAGCCGCGTGCAGCCCGTGGCCTACGGCGAGATCGTCGCGACCGTCTCGTCGAAGTCGGCCGGCCCCGGCACCCGCAAGAACATCGACGAGTTCACGCGCACGACGGCGCGCGGCGTGACCGAGGTCGGCGGCGCCAAGGAGGGCAAGGCCATCATCATCATCAACCCGGCCGAGCCGCCGCTCATCATGCGCGACACGGTGCACTGCCTGACCGAGGGCGAGCCCGACCAGGCGGCGATCACCAAGTCCATCTTGGAGATGGTCAAGGAGGTCCAGAAGTACGTGCCCGGCTACACGCTCAAGAACGGCCCGGTGTTCGACGGCAAGCGCGTGTCGGTCTTCCTCGAGGTCGAGGGCCTGGGGGACTTCCTCCCGAAGTACGCCGGCAACCTGGACATCATGACGGCCGCCGGGCTCCGCACGGCCGAGATCTTCGCGGAGCAGATGCTCGCGGACGCCGCCGCCTGA
- the dmpG gene encoding 4-hydroxy-2-oxovalerate aldolase yields the protein MNLNGKSIILHDMCLRDGMHPQQHQITVDQMVQTATALDAAGMPLIEVTHGDGLGGASVNYGFPAASDEEYLRAVVPKMKNAKVSALLLPGIGTVDHLRMALDCGVSTIRVATHCTEADVSEQHIKLGAKLGMDTVGFLMMAHMISPEKLVEQAKLMESYGANCLYITDSAGYMLPDDVTARIGLLKSQVNAGTQVGFHGHHNMHMGISNSLAAIEAGADRIDGSTAGMGAGAGNTPLEVFVAVLERMGVQSGVDLFKLMDVAEEIVYPMMHHKVRTDRDSLTLGYAGVYSSFLLFAKRASAKYGVPSRDILMELGRRGTVGGQEDMIEDLALDLAKARAAASAEAE from the coding sequence ATGAACCTCAACGGCAAGAGCATCATCCTCCACGACATGTGCCTGCGCGACGGGATGCACCCGCAGCAGCACCAGATCACCGTCGACCAGATGGTCCAGACCGCCACCGCGCTCGACGCGGCCGGGATGCCGCTGATCGAGGTCACGCACGGCGACGGGCTCGGCGGCGCGTCGGTGAACTACGGCTTCCCCGCGGCGAGCGACGAGGAGTACCTGCGCGCGGTCGTGCCCAAGATGAAGAACGCCAAGGTCTCGGCGCTGCTGCTCCCCGGCATCGGCACCGTCGACCACCTGCGCATGGCGCTCGACTGCGGCGTGAGCACCATCCGCGTGGCCACTCACTGCACCGAGGCCGACGTCTCCGAGCAACACATCAAGCTCGGCGCGAAGCTCGGGATGGACACGGTGGGCTTCCTGATGATGGCGCACATGATCTCGCCCGAGAAGCTGGTGGAGCAGGCCAAGCTCATGGAGAGCTACGGCGCCAACTGCCTCTACATCACGGACTCGGCGGGCTACATGCTGCCGGACGACGTCACGGCCCGCATCGGGCTGCTCAAGTCGCAGGTGAACGCCGGCACGCAGGTGGGCTTCCACGGCCACCACAACATGCACATGGGCATCAGCAACTCGCTGGCCGCCATCGAGGCCGGCGCGGACCGCATCGACGGCTCGACGGCGGGCATGGGCGCGGGCGCGGGCAACACGCCGCTCGAGGTGTTCGTCGCCGTGCTCGAGCGCATGGGCGTCCAGTCGGGCGTGGACCTCTTCAAGCTCATGGACGTGGCCGAGGAGATCGTCTACCCGATGATGCACCACAAGGTGCGCACGGACCGCGACTCGCTCACGCTGGGCTACGCGGGCGTGTACTCGTCGTTCCTGCTGTTCGCCAAGCGCGCCAGCGCCAAGTACGGCGTGCCCTCGCGCGACATCCTGATGGAGTTGGGTCGCCGCGGCACCGTGGGCGGTCAGGAAGACATGATCGAGGACCTGGCGCTCGACTTGGCCAAGGCGCGCGCGGCGGCCAGCGCCGAAGCGGAGTGA